GTCTTAAGCATAGCGGTATCATTGGATTTTAATGCGTTTTGAAAAAGATATAAATCATACAATCTACTCTTGGAATCTTTTAAGATTTTAAGTGCAACTTCATCACCTTTTAATGCCTCTTCATAAGCGTTTGCTAGATTTTGTTGCTTGTTGTGTTGATAGTAGTTATTACCAATATAACCAATAATGGCTACAATAAGGATTCCAAGCAATGTAAAAAGTGCAAGTTTATAACGCCTAAACCAGCTTTCAAGGCGCAAAAGCCCTTCTAACATTTTTTCATCATTAGTCATTTCTTCTTTAATGTATTCCACATTTTGCTTTAAACTCAAGCTTTCTCCTTTTATCTATTTTCCGGTGCTTCCAAAACCACCTATTCCACGCTCTGTGTTTTCTAAAACTTTCACAACTTCAATTTCTGCCTTTTCAATAGGGCAAAGCACAGCTTGTGCGATTCTATCACCAATATTAACCTTAAAGTCTTCTTTGCTATGATTGATTAAAAGCACTTTAATTTCACCGCGATAATCTGAATCAATTGTCCCGGGTGTATTT
The Helicobacter winghamensis ATCC BAA-430 DNA segment above includes these coding regions:
- a CDS encoding tetratricopeptide repeat protein, producing the protein MSLKQNVEYIKEEMTNDEKMLEGLLRLESWFRRYKLALFTLLGILIVAIIGYIGNNYYQHNKQQNLANAYEEALKGDEVALKILKDSKSRLYDLYLFQNALKSNDTAMLKTLESSRDPIIAQFATAQTASLNKDINLLNSQNAGDFGYLQAALLEIKAGNLQKAREILAKIKNDSPIRDLANSLTHLSIKGTENAK